The following proteins are encoded in a genomic region of Methylobacterium tardum:
- a CDS encoding sensor histidine kinase → MNETVGQGPAPGDPYRTGFGEAAIGLVVLSADETLIVAANRALHDLLGWAPGTLAGHATAELLNEGPGGLRDGLQFWRRADGSALDVRVRRTGTTLVVEPVDVDAAAHSEANREALAAAGLGEWRWDRATGLLTLSRRAARILGRPPGRSVSWAELKTGLSQAELVRLSTVAAAAAKSGEPYQFDTPTTVAGRTVILRVRGEAVPGPDGEPVSMVGVIQDITTRVEARDEILSRDQRLRVATTIAKLGIFEWHMLEDQAIWENEHMYEIFGHAPEDGTIGKNEFLNDILHPDDRPAVRRAISQALREDGDLHISGRIRRKSDGAWRRIDMAGRFERDAPGRLPRRLIGVVADVTDRRLAEERQSLLIRELHHRVKNTLATVQAIVGSTARTASSIESFYEAFVGRIKSLAHTHSVLTEATWQTASLENLLLNELKPYAEVDSDGGAEGRISLEGPAIDLPSEIAVPIGMAIHELTTNAAKYGALSNRTGRVAVAWSLEPGGPAGMLRFSWRESGGPPVEPPSRQGFGSRLLHRVLIAQVQAEVTTDYAPGGFSLTMRAPIPPRNDSLNPLV, encoded by the coding sequence GTGAACGAGACGGTGGGGCAGGGCCCGGCGCCGGGCGACCCGTATCGCACCGGCTTCGGCGAGGCCGCGATCGGCCTCGTCGTGCTATCGGCGGATGAGACCCTGATCGTGGCCGCCAACCGGGCCTTGCACGATCTCCTCGGCTGGGCGCCGGGCACGTTGGCCGGGCACGCGACGGCCGAGCTTCTGAACGAAGGACCCGGAGGCCTCCGCGACGGCCTGCAATTCTGGAGGCGCGCGGATGGCAGCGCCCTCGACGTCCGCGTCCGGCGCACCGGCACGACGCTCGTGGTCGAGCCCGTCGACGTGGATGCGGCGGCCCATTCCGAGGCGAACCGCGAGGCCCTCGCGGCCGCCGGCCTCGGGGAGTGGCGCTGGGACCGGGCGACGGGGCTTCTCACCCTGTCGCGGCGCGCCGCGCGGATCCTGGGCCGTCCGCCGGGACGCTCCGTGTCGTGGGCGGAACTGAAGACCGGCCTGTCGCAGGCGGAGCTCGTGCGCCTGAGCACGGTCGCCGCGGCGGCCGCCAAGAGCGGCGAGCCCTACCAGTTCGACACGCCGACGACGGTCGCCGGGCGGACGGTGATCCTGCGGGTGCGGGGCGAGGCCGTGCCGGGTCCCGATGGCGAGCCGGTCAGCATGGTCGGCGTCATCCAGGACATCACGACCCGGGTCGAGGCGCGGGACGAGATCCTGTCCCGCGACCAGCGCCTGCGCGTGGCGACGACGATCGCCAAGCTCGGCATCTTCGAGTGGCACATGCTCGAGGACCAGGCGATCTGGGAGAACGAGCACATGTACGAGATCTTCGGGCACGCGCCCGAGGACGGCACGATCGGCAAGAACGAATTCCTCAACGACATCCTCCACCCGGACGACCGCCCCGCGGTCCGCCGGGCGATCTCGCAGGCGCTGCGGGAGGACGGGGACCTGCACATCAGCGGGCGCATCCGGCGCAAGTCCGACGGGGCCTGGCGCCGGATCGACATGGCCGGCCGGTTCGAGCGCGACGCGCCCGGCCGGCTGCCGCGCCGCCTGATCGGCGTGGTCGCGGACGTGACGGACCGGCGCCTCGCCGAGGAGCGGCAGAGCCTCCTGATCCGCGAGCTGCACCACCGGGTGAAGAACACGCTGGCCACCGTGCAGGCGATCGTGGGCTCGACCGCGCGGACCGCGTCCAGCATCGAGAGCTTCTACGAGGCGTTCGTCGGGCGCATCAAATCCCTGGCCCACACCCATTCGGTCCTCACCGAGGCCACGTGGCAGACGGCCTCGCTCGAAAACCTCCTGCTCAACGAGCTGAAGCCCTATGCCGAGGTCGACTCGGACGGAGGCGCCGAGGGCCGCATCTCTCTGGAAGGGCCGGCCATCGATCTGCCGTCCGAGATCGCGGTGCCGATCGGGATGGCGATCCACGAACTCACCACCAACGCCGCGAAGTACGGGGCGCTCTCCAACCGCACCGGGCGGGTCGCGGTGGCTTGGTCGCTCGAGCCCGGCGGACCGGCCGGGATGCTGCGCTTCTCCTGGCGCGAGAGCGGCGGTCCGCCAGTCGAGCCGCCGAGCCGCCAGGGCTTCGGATCGCGCCTGCTGCACCGGGTCCTGATCGCGCAGGTCCAGGCCGAGGTGACGACCGACTACGCGCCCGGCGGCTTCTCTTTGACGATGCGGGCCCCGATCCCGCCGCGCAACGACAGCCTCAACCCGCTGGTCTGA
- a CDS encoding superoxide dismutase, with protein sequence MTFTLPELPYAYDALGPYMSKETLEFHHDKHHKAYVDTGNKLLEGTDLQGKSVEEIVKAAYNTNQPLFNNAGQHYNHIHFWQWMKPNGGGAIPGALAKKIDEDLGGAEKFKADFIQAGIGQFGSGWAWLAVKDGKLAIMKTPNGENPLVHGAKPILGVDVWEHSYYIDYRNRRPDYLKAFIENLVNWEHVEKMYAEATR encoded by the coding sequence ATGACCTTCACCCTGCCGGAACTGCCCTACGCGTACGATGCCCTCGGGCCGTACATGTCCAAGGAGACCCTCGAGTTTCACCACGACAAGCACCACAAGGCCTATGTCGATACGGGTAACAAGCTGCTCGAGGGCACGGATCTTCAGGGCAAGAGCGTCGAGGAGATCGTCAAGGCCGCCTACAACACCAATCAGCCGCTCTTCAACAACGCCGGCCAGCACTACAACCACATCCATTTCTGGCAGTGGATGAAGCCGAATGGCGGCGGCGCGATCCCGGGTGCGCTCGCCAAGAAGATCGACGAGGATCTCGGCGGCGCCGAGAAGTTCAAGGCGGACTTCATCCAGGCGGGCATCGGCCAGTTCGGCTCGGGCTGGGCCTGGCTCGCCGTCAAGGATGGCAAGCTCGCGATCATGAAGACCCCCAACGGCGAGAACCCGCTGGTGCACGGCGCGAAGCCGATCCTCGGCGTCGACGTGTGGGAGCACTCCTACTACATCGATTACCGCAATCGCCGGCCCGACTACCTCAAGGCGTTCATCGAGAACCTCGTGAACTGGGAGCACGTGGAGAAGATGTACGCCGAGGCGACCCGCTGA
- a CDS encoding thermonuclease family protein: MATAFVMAALVMALAAPARAAGRTGTAACLAGPARLEVLDGVGPRGEIRLASGARVVLDSLRWPEASDLAGEAQAWLDARRGARLTVIPRGEPDRWGRERADIQVGDNDDLAGGLIAAGLAFADANEADLLCRPALRLLEASARARGLGLWRGPVLSATDGAALRIASGRFAVVEGRVRHVGERGARTYLDFGARGADALTVTVSKRTWRMVRARGLSAASLEGQSVRVRGVLEVWRAPILEAAADAIEVLNEADRPEAGPEGERGLRR, translated from the coding sequence ATGGCGACGGCGTTCGTCATGGCGGCGCTCGTGATGGCGCTTGCCGCGCCCGCCCGGGCGGCCGGCCGAACGGGGACCGCGGCGTGCTTGGCAGGGCCGGCGCGGTTGGAGGTTCTGGACGGCGTCGGCCCGCGCGGGGAGATCCGCTTGGCTTCCGGCGCCCGCGTGGTCCTCGATTCCCTGCGCTGGCCGGAGGCGTCCGACCTCGCCGGGGAAGCGCAAGCCTGGCTCGACGCGCGTCGGGGTGCCCGTCTCACCGTCATCCCGCGCGGCGAGCCCGACCGCTGGGGCCGGGAGCGGGCCGACATCCAGGTCGGGGATAACGACGACCTGGCCGGCGGCCTCATCGCCGCGGGCCTCGCCTTCGCGGACGCGAACGAGGCCGATCTGCTCTGCCGTCCGGCGTTGCGCCTGCTGGAAGCTTCCGCGCGGGCGCGCGGGCTCGGCCTGTGGCGCGGGCCCGTCCTGTCGGCGACCGACGGCGCGGCGCTCCGAATCGCGTCGGGGCGCTTCGCCGTCGTGGAAGGCCGCGTGCGCCATGTCGGCGAGCGCGGCGCCCGGACGTATCTCGATTTCGGCGCCCGCGGCGCGGACGCGTTGACGGTCACCGTATCGAAACGCACTTGGCGAATGGTGCGCGCCCGTGGTTTGAGTGCGGCCTCGCTCGAGGGCCAGTCCGTGCGCGTGCGCGGCGTTCTGGAGGTCTGGCGCGCTCCGATTCTGGAGGCCGCGGCCGACGCCATCGAGGTCCTGAACGAGGCGGACCGGCCGGAGGCCGGGCCGGAGGGGGAACGGGGGCTGCGGCGCTGA
- a CDS encoding helix-turn-helix domain-containing protein, translating into MAGQKTDQRDVYVGQRIAEQRRKASLTQRRVAQSFGMSAAQLQKYEKGTNRISAVHLDIFSRMTGVPMDYFFKGMPRTDDFIAPGFAEQEQSTLSEGGLKRLAEVVGRHITENFSEEARRDVADAIRTLESKLGG; encoded by the coding sequence ATGGCGGGTCAGAAAACCGATCAGCGCGACGTCTATGTCGGGCAACGCATCGCCGAGCAGCGACGCAAGGCGTCCCTCACGCAACGTCGCGTCGCGCAGAGCTTCGGTATGTCTGCAGCTCAGCTCCAGAAGTACGAGAAGGGCACGAACCGAATCAGTGCCGTTCACCTCGACATCTTCTCCCGGATGACCGGCGTCCCGATGGATTACTTCTTCAAGGGCATGCCGCGGACCGACGACTTCATCGCGCCGGGTTTCGCCGAGCAGGAGCAGTCCACCCTGTCCGAAGGCGGACTGAAGCGGTTGGCCGAGGTCGTGGGCCGGCACATCACCGAGAACTTTTCCGAGGAAGCCCGGCGCGACGTCGCCGATGCCATCCGGACGCTGGAGTCCAAGCTCGGCGGTTGA
- the trmB gene encoding tRNA (guanine(46)-N(7))-methyltransferase TrmB → MSDIPGRSPDTAEEPERAFFGRRKGKRLRGQQERRRADLLPALRIVLPEKDAPLDPRTLFPALPSPPDAVWLEIGFGGGEHLAAQAAAHPGIGFIGAEPFVNGVVKLLAAIEERGLRNVRIRDEDVTALLARLPDASLERVYLLYPDPWPKRRQRKRRFVSDASLAEIGRVLKDGGLFRFASDIGDYAGWTLARAARCPVLTWTARGAPDWTQPFPGWPGTRYEAKALEAGRRPTYLEFSRVPR, encoded by the coding sequence ATGTCAGACATCCCTGGACGCTCGCCCGACACGGCCGAGGAGCCGGAGCGCGCCTTCTTCGGGCGGCGCAAGGGCAAGCGCCTGCGCGGCCAGCAGGAGCGTCGGCGGGCGGACCTGCTGCCGGCCCTGCGCATCGTCCTTCCGGAGAAGGACGCGCCGCTCGATCCGCGCACGCTCTTCCCGGCCCTGCCGAGCCCGCCGGACGCGGTCTGGCTGGAGATCGGCTTCGGCGGCGGCGAGCACCTCGCGGCCCAGGCCGCGGCGCATCCCGGCATCGGCTTCATCGGGGCCGAGCCGTTCGTCAACGGCGTGGTGAAGCTGCTCGCCGCCATCGAGGAGCGGGGTCTGCGCAACGTCCGCATCCGCGACGAGGATGTCACCGCCCTGCTGGCGCGCCTGCCGGATGCCAGCCTGGAGCGAGTCTACCTGCTCTATCCCGATCCCTGGCCCAAGCGGCGCCAGCGCAAGCGCCGGTTCGTCTCGGACGCGTCGCTCGCCGAGATCGGCCGCGTCCTGAAGGATGGCGGCCTGTTCCGCTTCGCCAGCGACATCGGCGACTACGCCGGCTGGACCCTGGCGAGGGCTGCGCGCTGCCCGGTCCTGACCTGGACCGCGCGGGGCGCGCCGGACTGGACGCAGCCCTTCCCGGGCTGGCCCGGGACGCGCTACGAGGCCAAGGCGCTGGAGGCGGGCCGGCGGCCGACCTACCTGGAATTTTCGCGGGTCCCGCGCTGA